From a region of the Hippopotamus amphibius kiboko isolate mHipAmp2 chromosome 3, mHipAmp2.hap2, whole genome shotgun sequence genome:
- the LOC130850484 gene encoding olfactory receptor 4A47-like: protein MYFFLGFLSFMDAVYSTTFIPNMIKNFLCEKKAISCQTCMTQLFMEHLFGGAEILLLVVMGYDCYVAICKPFHYLTIMNQRMCVLLLLLAWSGGFLHAVLHSIFVYNLPFCGLNVIDHFICDMYPLLKLACTDTYIIAVTVVANDGTICVVLFTLLFISYGVILHALKNLSQGGSSKALSTCGSHITVVVPFFMPCIFCM from the coding sequence atgtacttctttcttgGATTCTTATCATTTATGGATGCTGTTTATTCTACTACCTTCATTCCAAATATGATTAAAAACTTCCTTTGTGAGAAGAAAGCCATTTCATGCCAAACATGCATGACTCAgctatttatggagcacttatttggtggtgctgagattTTACTCCTGGTGGTCATGGGCTATGActgctacgtggccatctgcaaacccttTCATTATTTGACAATCATGAATCAgcgaatgtgtgttctgctgctgctgttggccTGGAGTGGTGGGTTTTTGCATGCTGTCCTTCATTCTATCTTTGTTTACAACCTTCCCTTCTGTGGCCTCAATGTCATTGACCACTTCATCTGTGATATGTACCCCTTGTTAAAACTTGCCTGCACTGACACCTACATTATTGCTGTCACAGTGGTTGCCAATGATGGGACAATCTGTGTGGTCCTCTTTACACTCTTATTCATCTCCTATGGGGTGATTCTGCATGCCCTGAAGAATCTTAGTCAGGGAGGGAGTTCCAAAGCCTTATCCACCTGTGGATCACACATTACTGTGGTGGTCCCCTTCTTCATGCCCTGTATTTTCTGTATGTGA